DNA from Labrus bergylta chromosome 3, fLabBer1.1, whole genome shotgun sequence:
aCAGGTTCCAGATATGCACACCTGTAGAGAAATATCCTGAAATAAATGAGATGTGAAAATGTGCTGAATATTACTGGTCTAATGAGAAAGTAAATGTCTTGGagcacacaaaacatttttctacaGAAGTAGTGGTTTGCCATTGTGTTATGTAGAAATGGTTTGATGTAAAAAACtgcattcacaaaaaaaaaatcatttgctTTACAACATGCATTATTTCATTGGAGACTgtacaaagaaataaataaattacttatgttattttgaaaagcagAGGAATGTACTGCATGCATAGTGTGTCAAACTTGACGCATGCTTAAGCTGTGACAATGTCAGAGATTATGGGTTCTtttccagacacacacaataaaagcTCATTAAGTTCATAGAAAACTGTTGTGCTGATCATCTCTGGTTTAAACTAAAGCCATTTGTGTTCTAAAACAATCCTACATAttcaaaaatgtgcacatatgGCACCAACAAGAGAGCATTTCAGTGACGTGTTGAACAGCCTCtccaacacacatacaaaaagcTGGTATTAGAAAAAGCTGGTCTCTTTCATATGCACTCTTACAATtagtaaatacaaaataaaaaaggtaaacagtCCTGATATGTATAAAAAAGGtgacaaaatatttacaaatcaTCACTAATTAcaaaacgtaaaaaaaagtagattcAGAAACGGAGTGGCAACAAAATTCCTTATCCTATAAATAACACTAATGCCcatgatatttttttcattttgctttatataaaaaagaaatcaactctatacaaaagttaaaaaataccCATATGAAAAGGAATTTAACAAAGGAACATCTAACAGGTATAATTTGGGGATTGGAAATTCAGAGGTCTGCCACTGGAGACAAATCCATGTGGATGCCATGGATAACCCTACAGGGGAATTTACTAAAGCCATCACCATGTTTCTTTGATGTCTTCTGGGAGCTGCGCTGGAAGTGTGTCCGGAAGGTGTGCGGCCACTTTGGTGGACGCCAGTGTCTTCTGTTTTTTGGAACTGCAGCAGGGCTTGAAGAGTCGAGGATCAATAATCACTTCTCCAAACCGCCCCTTATAGACAATCCCACAGCACACCTTCTGCCTGGTTGGGAAAAACGGGcatattttaaatcagtttttattcatgtttcaagacatacattttgaaatacgTGATGTTATCAAAAGTTTTCAATGAGAGCAGAAACTTGCCTTTTCCAGTAAGATCGGTCCAAAAAAGAGAAGATCGAGGGAGTCGTGCGTCTTTGTTTTGACTCAATGTCTGAGCCGTCATCTGACAGGTTGCTGTAACTCGGGGACTGAGCAGGAGACACACTGGAGGTCGTACTGTGGGCATCTGAGTCTGCTTGGAAATCAAAGAGACGATTACATGCTGTCGTGGGTAAAATACTAAAATCTTAACAGTTACTGATCATTTGAGTGGAGAAGTGCCAATGAGAAGGGGACAAtataaaagtatatattttaataaaaactacGTAGACTGACAGTAAGTCAACACAGAGTCTGGATTAGAACCAGAGGCATGCACTATGACTCAAATTTAACATACCCAGGATATCCTTTAGTTAACCTGCTTCATAAAGAGTAATGACTAGCTTTGAACAAGGTAGTCAAATTGCTGTAGTTATCCAATTTATAAGTCAACCTAGAGTTTTGTAATCTACATGAACACTTTCACATtaaagagaactttttttttcagcatatACATAGAAAGTATTGAGGCAGGAGAGAAACatcaatcaaaaagaaaaatggtaaTAGGGTTGGGGTTAGGGGTTAGAGttaagtaaaaagtaaaatcatTGGTATTGGTGCAAGACTAAATCTTAATATAAAAAATCTGAGCCTTTGATTATATTGTCGTGTTGCTTTCTATCAGTTGCTCCCTACCTAAACCAGGTTACCTGAGCTGGTAGGGTGTGTAGCGTATGTTATTATGACAGGATAACTGTGCCATAGAGTTACATCCTGACTTCAATCCTGCTTCTGGTACAGGCCTTTTATTGATTTAACTTAaaattggaaaaaataaaaaaaacacgacaatttttttttgacacacgCCAGtttcttgttatttatttgCCAACTTACTTTGTCTCTTTAACTTGTGAAGCTTCTTAAGCTTGCTTTTCCTCTTCCCAtcactgtttttaatcttcttGGGTTTTGTCATCTTGAAGCCTGGTCCAGCTCTGGCATCAACCACCTGAGTCAAGTCAGGAAAACCATCCAGTCAATTTAAAGTTAGAGCAGGACAATGAGACTGAGATATAATTCCTACTATTGTAAGCAGATATTACTTACATGGTTCCAGTTTTTCTTGGAGCCATTTGGTAGCTTCTTCCACCTCTTAACCAGTAACACACATGCATTACAAATGTCTCCAACACGATCTTCTGATAGcctgaaaaatgaatgaaacgcACAATTGCTAAAGTTCCTGATAGTCATTTAAAATACTTGCGTTATGTACATATAAGCAATTCATAAGCACATTCATATGATACAAATACAGCAGATGAATGAATGAGAGCTTCTTACCCAAAACACAGTCTGAACGTCTCCTCATATCGACTGCTGTCTGTGAACCGTGAACTGGAGGATTTGGTCTTGCAGATGCAACAGCCGTCGTTACTCCGGTATATCTTTGACTTGTGAAAGCCGAACATTTTGTTGTTCAGTGTTGTGAAAGAAACCTGTAAATCGACAACAAATGAAGGTTATTCTCCCAGTCTCCGTTACACGCACCGTGGATGTCTGCAGACAGTCgcttactactactactactactagaAAAGGGGGCGGTCCCAGTacgcacacataaacacacacacaggcaaatcTATCCCAACACTAAATTTTTAATACATATCGCACGAAACACACGGTTTGAGcagagaagcttttttttttttttaagtgaactGAATTCAAAACAGCAAGCCAATCTttggaaaatacaaaaaacatattttaactaTTGAAGCAAAGTTGCGGGAACAagcaacacacaaaaacacataataataataataatgtcctAACCGGGTGATATTGATTAAACAAAGGGAGTGTTGAAGAGAAGTTAAATCTGATGCAGTAATACATGATGTTGTCTCCCGCACattcaaacactcaaacacCAATAAGCTTCACTATCGTTTACCGTGCTTTATTCTTACGTTTATGTCActtttaaattaactttaaacCAATGTAAGTTGTTAGAAATCAACATAAGAAAGCAGTGAACACAGGGCATGGGTCAGTCATTTGTTTACAGTGATTAGTCGACGCAGAAAGCGGGCAGCAGcagcgcttttttttttttttttttttgaagtgaagaaacaaaaagctACCGGGCTCTCCGGTGAATTATGTGCAACCTTACATAACACACTGGTGCAAACTTTATGCAATTTTTATGCAAATGTTGTCCACATTTGAATGGCATTCAGAAAAAATTGCAATGAACGCATACCTTCCCTTTAAATTCAAACTTTCGCCCGCTAGAGCGCCAAATACGGTTCATTGttgttagctgttagcatgctagctaaCCGACTCTGCTACCATTACCACGCCACACTGTCGTTCACTTCCACGTTATCCTATTGTCAAGTGGGTTAGTCCTCGTACACACACAACGTCAGCTTACAACAATATCAAAACACAACCGGTCTTTCCACGCTAAACAAACAAGTACAATTTCACAAACGTAATTCCTGTGGAAGAGAATTAAAAGCGACTTACTGAACAAAACTTTGAATCTTCGCCGTATTCTTTTCACGCACTGCGCATGCTCTTACTACTAATGCATACAGCTGGCCATTAGAATACGATTAGCATAAAAAGCAGCAATGAAAGGAATATGCGTACAATGCCCATATAAGGAGTGCAGCAGTCGAGTTTGAACCGGGTTTCAACCAATGGGCGCTATCCTCGACCCCTCTTCAGAAGAGATGAATGATGGGAGGTGTAGTGAACGAGCGGGAAATATGTACGCCTTCAGTTTCAAcggcctctttttttaaactcaacatCCCATGAAGCACCTGGCCTCaggctttaaagaaaaacagccaTTTGACATGGCGCGAACGggtttgttgacattttctcaGTTGAGAAGGCACATTGAGCGGAGATTATAAAGCTTTGTCTGTGCTTGGTACCGTGTGCACACCATGATCTACACTTACACTTGATTCACAACTGTTTAATGATGACTAACTGTGATTAACTTTTGAATTCGAGACATTTTTAATCCTCcgatatttttaaaataatattaatagaggaaatgtgaacaaaaatctacaattattttcattatcaACCCATCTGGATATGATTAACATTGATCAATATAGGTAAAGTTACTTAATTTGTGTGTACTTAATTTCACATAGACCTACTTGAAAAATTGTTTGTATTAATTAACTAATAATCCTGAAGCCAGGCTGACTGAAATGTCGTAGGCTATTAAAACcaataattatttacatttaagaagCCGAGTCTTGTGGATTTTTGAAGGACACATTTTCTAACCAGAGAAAGCCCATTCAGCAGaacataaaataatataaaagaaTGACTGgtcatcaataaaaacaacccAATTCACTCCAACCCATTACAGATGCTTTattcttaatatttttttacactgtACAGTGTTGCTCACTTAGTAAACACTACGTTACACAGCTATGTCAATAAATGTACAACAGtattggaaaacaaaaatatatatctccCAAGATGCTCATGTGTGGGTCGTACACAGACGAGTACAACACAGTCATTCCAGACGTTGTTGGCACAGAAAAGAAGTCCTTCACATATTTGATCTCTTGTTCTGCACAGTAAAGTTCAATGCATGTAACAGAGGAGGGCCTGGTAACATCCAAGACACCCCTATGTAGTTTGTAGAGGGTTGAAACTTGTGAATATTGCATAGCAAGAAACCATGATGAGAAAATCAGGATAGGGGGATGAGCTGTCCTCATATGGGAAACCAAGCAGACCATTCTGTATGAGGATCGACGCGACCACTCGTGTTTGTTCAGAGAAGAGGGCAGATGTAGTGTTAGGGCTGGGATGATGGTAGGCAGAAACAGTTGGTTGGAGGTATTTACATGAAGGCTGTCAATTTGATCCACTTTGCACAGAAAGCCAGGTAAAGCATCTTCTGGAGGACTTGGGGTATTCTCCCTTATCCAACTGGATAAACTGTCCAACAGGCTTAAGCCACACAGTCAAAATCATGCAAAAAGGGTAATTTTtaggtgttaaatttacaagatCTGCAAACTGGTACATTTTTCAGGGAATTGGCCAAATGTAACAGCCTTTTTATTCATCTGTATGTGATTCATCTTCACACTACAAACTACCTGTCATACAGATACTTATAAAGCATACTTCTGCAAAAATTTGCTTCAAGCTCTGCGTAATGACATTGGAATCTGAGTTGACAACAGAGCAAGCAACTTGACtgatttaacaaaataatactgtttttctctgaaaatatatattaacaGTTTTGATCCTCACTTTCCCTTAAATATAGCCATTGTCAGCAGTCAGCACAATaacaatgaaaatatttagcTGTCAATAAAACATAGCACGAGTAGGTCATCGTCAATAATGTGAAAATCATGGGTCATAATAGAAAAcgtttttaaaacataattttaacATCTAATGGCAACATTGTcgaggaaaaaaataacatatcTTGAAAGGCTCATTGCACTTAATATATATGGCAAATGTAACAGTAGCTTTAATATAAGCCAGAAAATGTCCTTTGCTCAAGTGGGTTCCTGCATATAAAGGTTCAATTATTCTCTTTAGTGGTTCCCGGTGATGTTCCTTGGTTGGGTTTAGATACCAACTCCTTTGACAAGCGAAGCCTCCAGGGTGATGTTGAACTCCTGTAGAGTTTGTAATACTCTGATCAGAGAGTTTACCAATGAGCGGTCCTTAATCAGTGCAGTGTCCTCGTACATCTGAGTGGTGACTGGACAATCTGCGAGCAGAGCAATCCAGTGATGCAGTAAATGGTCCCTGAGAGAAGAACACACCGACACAATATTACACATTTCTGCACGTTTCaattttacaataaaagtataaaaactgGATTATGCagtaaaaaagtgaattataaAACTTTCAACAAATTAACTAATTGTTGCAGCACTTCTATAGTGTACTGAGATGTAATTAATAGAAATCGGttaataataaacacatttgtaCATCAACATACAAACAACTGCATCAGTATACTGTACActcatcacacagacacaaaaacactaaaacaggGAGGAAGCACTGATGGAAACCAATCAAATATTTCATACATCAAGAATCCTCCAAGGAGAGATCATTTTCACTTGACTCATCGCAGGTCAGGATGCAGGGTCAGGAGGAGAGCAGTGCATCCAGGACTGATAGGTTGCTATGTTCTtatagggttagggttgttCTTATAAAGGACTATTCAGCAGGAAGGATTCATTTGTATTCTTTGGGCTTAAGCTCGATTCATGTGCTAAAGAGTTTGCAGAGACTAAGCAGGCAGCCATAGCAATCACCGCTTCTAAATTGTAAATATACTACATGGCAGTGGATATACAGTATGAGGATACAGATTCTTTACGAGAGGAACAGAGTCAATACTCACCACTACAACCTATCAGCAGCTGAAATCTTATTTTTGCTATACAAGTTTCACTGCACTGAACCTGAAGACTGAATGTCCTTGTGAAACACAACAAATGTCCTCGACATCtaaatatgtcctgatggtaagctagtgtttttttttcgaCTCACCTCGCACCCAGACAGACGAGCATCTGGAACTTTCCGTCCTTGCCAATGTTTCTCGACGTGTTGTTGATGGCGCGCATAAAGCGGCAGAAATGGCGAACTCTGGTTTGCCAGTTTTCATCCGGAATAACCTCTCGCTGCTCTGCACCTTCAAAGTACACTTGTGACTTTTctgttgaaacaaaaaagaatcaaaagaaAGTTAGGTAGTAATACATTACACGGTATTATTTAGATGTTTATGAATGATAATTGACCCCAAATAGTGTTTCAAATAGACAAACAAAGTTCGAACAAAACATCCTCAACACAAGTTTAACCTTATTCATTGTTTccacaactttttttaaatggagtaGTTGATGTAGTATTGATTTTACGTTAATTATATCCCAAACCAATCCTACTCAAAAACCCATTCACCTTTTTCCACCAGCATGATCTTTTACCAAACAATAGTAGTcgtaatcatttatttcggtcacaagaaaaaacaaaaacattttgaccgaaaaggtgtaggctgaagctttagcttattacaCCCAACCTTGTTACAAATTgtattatttaagacactactagtttggttacaaaaaacTGTAACAATGACATAAGCAGTGAATACTGCTGCAAGAGAACTTTTACTTTATGTTTGTTGAAGCATGAAAACAGGTCACTATTGGAGGCAAGTGTAGCTGGCTATGACTTCAACTGGCCAGGGTGGCTATTGTTCATGATGAAAAAAACTCTTACTTCTTCAGTACAGAGTCTGGTTGTTTGATAGCCAAACTCTTTACATTGTGGATGGAATATCATCAAAACGATATAAGAGATTTGAACGAGTTTTTACCCAAGAAATCCCAGATGAAGACATTCTTAAACAGTCTGGGTGATTTGAAACCGTGCTGGAAAACTTGCTCCAGGGCCCAGACGAGGCCATACTCcccacagaggagaagagtcagacTGCCTCTCTGTGCAGggcaaaaaaagaaggaaaacaaatgtggttaattgaatttattttaacaaatgaaaataaaaaaatacaattctcAACAGCTTCTTAGATCCAGTTTCTAATATAAAGTAACTTCTTTACTGCCCTGTgtcttgcagaaaaaaagactaaGGTGCAAACTAACTGGTGAAATATTTACAAGACGCCGCTCTCTGGCTCCATAGGTCATTTTTTATACAGTAAGGAATCATTATAAGAGATAACACTGTTTACATCTGTGATGAACCAAACTGATCAAATGTTGCTGTGTTATCGGCATGTGAATCTAAGCATGTAAGCAAGCTATCATGTGTATGTTTGAAATACTTTACATGAcatcaaaacacacaagcatgcCATAGAAAACGTAATATAGCAGCACATATCTCAACATTGTGATAGCTCCAACTACAGAGTACATTTAagggacatttttttatataagcAGCCTCTCTCCATTGTTCCATTAGTCCTGTAAAGAGGTGGAGCAGTAGTGAAGGGGATTTCCCATTCAAAGTCCTTTGTACTGTTAGGCTGGCTACACATTATTATTACTGCCTTGAGAGCAGAACAAATATCAAGTATCAGTCTGGACAAGAACACGATGATGAAgaatgatttttatttctgaagACCAGAATAAGCTCTTCTCTCATACATTTAAACAATGTGAATAAAACAAGTCGCTCCCCAGTTACTGAGGGGCTTTGGGACCACCAAAGCAGAaagctgcttttctttcatttgtgaTGAATAATGGAACTACATGTTGGGGCCTGTCTAGACTGCCGTCTCTCACCTCCTTCTCCGGTTTGTGGAAGTGCTTCACAATCCCATTGATGGCCTCTCCGACTCCCTCCTGGATCTGACCTGTGTTTAACTCTgcatgagaagaaaaaagggcAAACAAAGATGCTCTGAGATGATACGAGCAGACACAGGGAGAAAAACCTCCTCACTAGGTCTTATCTATTTATCACTCTGTCTTTTCTTATTCATGcgtttacatttttgacagtgAGGGTAATAAGAGCAAGACCTCAAGCATGAGTAAGTATAAAACAATTCAAACAAATATGTCTAAATGGCACTTTGACTTAGGAGTTGGTACTTATTATTATGTGCTTGAGTAACTTACTTGGTTTGCTGTTTGGCGAGATGGTGACAAACCTCCTCATCATCCCGGGTGATTGTTGCATGGGGGGAGTGCGGCACATCCTTTCATCGTTCTCTGTGCTGGGGGTCATCAGCTCTCCCACCAGGATCCTCTCCAGACTGCCGTCATCCACACCCTTCCCCAACCACCGGCCACATGGAAACctgcacaacaacacacatttcatttattttttgagaACCAAACCGTCAAAATATGAGCAAAGTAGTTAGATGGTTCTCTAAAGAAACACTC
Protein-coding regions in this window:
- the sinhcafl gene encoding SIN3-HDAC complex associated factor, like isoform X2, whose amino-acid sequence is MFGFHKSKIYRSNDGCCICKTKSSSSRFTDSSRYEETFRLCFGLSEDRVGDICNACVLLVKRWKKLPNGSKKNWNHVVDARAGPGFKMTKPKKIKNSDGKRKSKLKKLHKLKRQNSDAHSTTSSVSPAQSPSYSNLSDDGSDIESKQRRTTPSIFSFLDRSYWKRQKVCCGIVYKGRFGEVIIDPRLFKPCCSSKKQKTLASTKVAAHLPDTLPAQLPEDIKETW
- the sinhcafl gene encoding SIN3-HDAC complex associated factor, like isoform X1, yielding MFGFHKSKIYRSNDGCCICKTKSSSSRFTDSSRYEETFRLCFGLSEDRVGDICNACVLLVKRWKKLPNGSKKNWNHVVDARAGPGFKMTKPKKIKNSDGKRKSKLKKLHKLKRQTDSDAHSTTSSVSPAQSPSYSNLSDDGSDIESKQRRTTPSIFSFLDRSYWKRQKVCCGIVYKGRFGEVIIDPRLFKPCCSSKKQKTLASTKVAAHLPDTLPAQLPEDIKETW